The proteins below are encoded in one region of Cytobacillus sp. IB215665:
- the spoIVA gene encoding stage IV sporulation protein A encodes MEKVDIFKDIAERTGGDIYLGVVGAVRTGKSTFIKKFMELVVLPNIGNEADKARAQDELPQSAAGKTIMTTEPKFVPNQAVSVHVEEGLDVNVRLVDCVGYTVPGAKGYEDENGPRMINTPWYEEPIPFHEAAEIGTRKVIQEHSTIGVVITTDGSIGEIPRMDYVEAEERVIEELKEVGKPFIMVINTVRPHHPETEELRRKLTEKYDIPVLAMSVESMRDTDVYNVLREALYEFPVLEVNVNLPSWVMVLRDEHWLRESYQESVKDTVKDIKRLRDVDRVVGQFSEYDFIDKASLAGIEMGQGVAEIDLFAPDDLYDQILKEVVGVEIRGKDHLLQLMQDFAYAKSEYDQVADALKMVKQTGYGIAAPALSDMSLDEPEIIRQGSRFGVRLKAVAPSIHMIKVDVESEFAPIIGTEKQSEELVRYLMQDFEEDPLSIWNSDIFGRSLSSLVREGIQAKLSLMPENARYKLQETLERIINEGSGGLIAIIL; translated from the coding sequence TTGGAAAAGGTAGATATTTTTAAAGATATCGCAGAACGCACTGGTGGAGATATTTATTTAGGTGTGGTAGGTGCTGTTAGGACGGGAAAATCTACTTTTATTAAAAAGTTTATGGAGCTCGTTGTGCTACCTAATATCGGTAATGAAGCTGATAAAGCGCGTGCACAGGACGAATTACCACAAAGTGCAGCCGGGAAAACAATTATGACTACTGAACCGAAGTTTGTACCAAATCAGGCGGTATCAGTACATGTCGAAGAAGGTCTTGATGTAAATGTTAGATTAGTAGATTGTGTTGGTTATACTGTACCAGGAGCCAAAGGGTATGAGGATGAGAATGGACCAAGAATGATTAATACGCCATGGTATGAAGAACCTATTCCATTCCATGAAGCGGCTGAAATAGGGACTAGAAAAGTTATTCAAGAGCACTCTACAATCGGCGTCGTCATAACAACCGATGGTTCCATTGGTGAAATTCCTAGAATGGACTATGTCGAAGCTGAAGAAAGGGTTATTGAAGAGTTAAAAGAGGTAGGAAAACCTTTTATTATGGTAATTAATACGGTTAGGCCGCATCATCCAGAAACTGAAGAGCTTAGAAGAAAACTAACAGAGAAGTATGATATTCCTGTATTAGCAATGAGTGTGGAAAGTATGAGAGATACGGATGTATATAATGTGTTGAGAGAAGCTCTTTACGAATTTCCTGTACTTGAAGTAAATGTAAATTTACCGAGCTGGGTAATGGTCTTAAGAGATGAGCATTGGTTAAGAGAAAGCTATCAGGAATCAGTAAAAGATACTGTAAAGGATATAAAGAGACTAAGAGATGTTGATCGCGTTGTTGGTCAATTTAGTGAATATGATTTTATTGATAAGGCAAGTTTAGCTGGGATAGAAATGGGGCAAGGTGTTGCGGAAATTGATTTATTTGCTCCTGATGATCTATATGATCAAATTTTGAAAGAGGTTGTTGGAGTTGAGATTCGTGGGAAAGATCATTTACTACAATTGATGCAAGATTTTGCTTATGCAAAATCAGAATATGACCAAGTGGCTGATGCACTTAAAATGGTAAAACAAACTGGCTATGGGATTGCTGCACCAGCTCTATCAGATATGAGCTTGGATGAGCCAGAAATCATTAGACAAGGATCTAGATTTGGAGTAAGATTGAAAGCTGTAGCTCCTTCGATCCATATGATTAAAGTAGATGTTGAATCTGAATTTGCTCCAATCATAGGCACTGAAAAACAAAGTGAAGAGCTTGTTCGCTATCTAATGCAGGATTTTGAAGAAGATCCATTATCAATTTGGAATTCTGATATATTCGGTAGGTCGTTAAGTTCATTAGTGAGAGAAGGGATTCAAGCGAAGCTTTCTCTAATGCCTGAAAATGCACGATATAAATTACAAGAAACATTGGAAAGAATCATTAATGAAGGATCAGGTGGATTAATAGCCATTATTCTATAA
- the hisC gene encoding histidinol-phosphate transaminase gives MDIKKQFLTLKPYQPGKPTEEVQKEYGLDKIVKLASNENPFGSSNKVKSAINDSLTSLAIYPDGYAANLREKLATHLGVAESQLIFGNGSDEVIQVISRAFLGPGTNTVMATPTFPQYRHNAIIEGAEIKEVPLIEGHHNLDEMLNAIDDDTQIVWLCSPNNPTGTYINSEKLLGFLNNVPNDVLVVVDEAYYEYVTAVDYPETVPLLDSFNNLMILRTFSKAHGLAALRIGYGISHQELLQKIEPGREPFNTNRLSQAAALASLDDQAFIDQCVQKNKEGLQQFYAFCEQYQLSYYPSEGNFILIDFETEGNEIFQYLLERGFIIRSGNALGFPTSARITVGSKEQNEEIINILSEMLSNKTANMK, from the coding sequence ATGGATATTAAGAAACAATTTCTTACTTTAAAGCCATATCAACCAGGTAAACCGACAGAAGAGGTACAAAAAGAGTATGGGCTAGACAAAATTGTAAAGCTTGCATCGAATGAAAACCCATTTGGTAGTTCAAATAAAGTAAAGAGTGCCATTAATGATAGCTTAACTTCGCTCGCCATATATCCAGACGGATACGCTGCGAACTTACGGGAAAAGTTAGCCACTCATTTAGGTGTTGCGGAGTCTCAACTCATATTTGGTAATGGCTCTGATGAAGTGATTCAAGTGATAAGTAGAGCATTTCTCGGACCAGGTACAAATACAGTAATGGCAACACCTACATTTCCACAATACCGCCATAATGCTATTATAGAAGGTGCTGAAATAAAGGAAGTCCCATTAATTGAAGGTCACCATAATTTAGATGAGATGCTTAATGCTATTGATGACGATACGCAAATAGTATGGCTTTGTAGCCCGAATAATCCTACAGGAACATACATCAATTCAGAAAAGCTATTGGGATTTTTAAATAACGTTCCAAATGATGTTTTAGTAGTCGTTGATGAAGCTTATTACGAATATGTAACCGCAGTTGATTATCCAGAGACGGTTCCATTACTTGATTCATTCAATAATTTAATGATTTTAAGAACCTTTTCAAAAGCACATGGTTTAGCAGCGCTTAGAATTGGATATGGTATATCTCATCAAGAACTATTACAAAAAATAGAGCCTGGAAGAGAACCATTTAATACGAATAGATTGTCTCAAGCAGCCGCGCTAGCATCCTTAGATGACCAAGCTTTTATTGATCAGTGTGTTCAAAAAAATAAGGAAGGACTTCAACAGTTCTATGCATTTTGTGAGCAGTATCAATTAAGCTACTATCCATCTGAAGGAAACTTTATTTTAATTGATTTTGAGACTGAAGGTAATGAAATATTTCAATATTTACTTGAAAGGGGATTTATCATTCGTTCTGGAAATGCCCTAGGATTTCCTACGAGTGCTCGTATAACGGTAGGATCAAAAGAACAGAATGAAGAAATTATAAATATATTAAGTGAAATGTTAAGTAATAAGACTGCTAACATGAAATAG
- a CDS encoding HU family DNA-binding protein, with protein MNKAELINTVAESSELSKKDATKAVDAVFDTILETLKTGDKVQLIGFGNFEVRERAARKGRNPQTGEEIEIPASKVPAFKPGKALKDAVK; from the coding sequence ATGAATAAAGCAGAATTAATTAATACTGTAGCTGAATCAAGTGAACTTTCAAAGAAGGATGCAACAAAAGCTGTAGATGCTGTTTTTGATACAATCTTAGAGACACTTAAAACTGGTGACAAAGTACAACTAATTGGTTTTGGTAACTTTGAAGTACGTGAGCGTGCTGCTCGTAAAGGACGTAATCCTCAAACTGGTGAGGAAATCGAAATCCCAGCAAGTAAAGTACCTGCATTCAAACCAGGGAAAGCACTTAAAGACGCTGTAAAATAA
- a CDS encoding protein-glutamate O-methyltransferase CheR, giving the protein MSRDYIQFIENIKRKTGIDLSLYKEAQMKRRLTSLYEKRGFTNFLDFFRAFASDEKLYDEFLDRITINVSEFYRNANRWSIFEEKVLPKILNGRSRLKIWSAACSTGEEPYTIAMILSKYLPLSRFSILATDLDENVIRRAKVGVYPERSLMEVPEEIKRKYFSKDRAYYKLSDEIKSAVNFKKHNLLSDQFENNFDLIVCRNVLIYFTEEAKDHLYQKFSNALQTGGIFFVGSTEQIFTPHKYGFDSEDTFFYRKV; this is encoded by the coding sequence ATGTCACGAGATTACATACAATTTATAGAAAATATTAAAAGGAAAACTGGAATTGATTTATCTTTATACAAAGAAGCACAAATGAAAAGAAGGTTAACATCTCTGTATGAAAAAAGAGGGTTTACAAATTTTCTGGATTTCTTTCGCGCCTTTGCAAGCGATGAAAAATTATATGACGAATTTTTAGATAGAATCACAATTAATGTTTCAGAATTTTATCGAAATGCTAACAGGTGGAGTATATTTGAAGAAAAAGTGTTGCCTAAAATACTGAATGGTCGCTCACGATTAAAAATATGGAGTGCTGCTTGTTCTACAGGAGAAGAACCTTATACAATAGCTATGATTCTATCAAAATATTTACCCCTTTCTAGATTTTCCATATTAGCAACGGATTTAGATGAAAATGTTATTCGAAGAGCTAAGGTTGGTGTGTATCCTGAGCGATCTTTGATGGAGGTACCAGAAGAAATAAAAAGGAAATACTTTAGTAAAGATAGAGCATATTATAAGTTATCAGATGAAATAAAAAGTGCAGTAAATTTTAAAAAGCATAATTTACTATCTGATCAGTTTGAAAACAATTTTGATTTAATTGTTTGCCGAAATGTGCTTATTTATTTTACTGAGGAAGCAAAAGATCACTTGTATCAAAAATTTTCTAATGCACTTCAAACTGGTGGTATTTTCTTTGTAGGCAGTACTGAACAAATTTTTACTCCGCATAAATACGGATTTGACTCTGAAGATACCTTTTTTTACCGTAAGGTTTGA
- the hepT gene encoding heptaprenyl diphosphate synthase component II, giving the protein MKLKMMYSFLNTDINIVEKELEKSIKSEHPLLSQASLHLLQAGGKRIRPVFVLLGGKFGDYQIDQIKYVAMSLELIHMASLVHDDVIDDSTLRRGKQTIKAKWDNRIAMYTGDYIFARSLELMSNVENIYAQQILSKAIVEVCVGEIEQIKDKYNFHQDLRTYLRRIKRKTALLIAVSCQLGAVAANADDDICESLFWFGYYVGMSYQITDDVLDFTETEAQLGKPSGSDLQQGNVTLPALFAMENQDIYNEIININPKTTKEEMNHIISLIKQSGAIERSIEISDKYLQKALVVLESLPSGKAKTALYNIAKYIGKRKI; this is encoded by the coding sequence ATGAAATTAAAAATGATGTATTCATTTTTAAATACCGATATAAATATTGTTGAAAAAGAATTAGAAAAGTCGATTAAGTCTGAACATCCTCTGTTGAGTCAGGCATCATTGCACTTATTACAGGCTGGGGGTAAGCGGATTCGCCCAGTTTTTGTCTTACTTGGGGGTAAATTTGGCGATTACCAAATAGATCAAATTAAATACGTAGCAATGTCATTAGAGTTAATTCATATGGCATCGCTCGTTCATGATGATGTAATTGACGATTCTACATTACGAAGAGGAAAACAAACGATCAAAGCAAAATGGGATAACCGCATTGCTATGTACACAGGAGATTATATTTTTGCTAGGTCATTAGAACTGATGTCTAATGTTGAAAATATATATGCTCAACAGATTTTATCGAAAGCGATAGTTGAGGTATGTGTTGGGGAGATTGAACAAATTAAGGACAAATACAATTTTCATCAGGACCTTCGCACATATTTGAGACGTATTAAAAGAAAAACAGCGTTGTTAATTGCCGTTAGCTGCCAGTTAGGAGCAGTTGCTGCAAATGCGGATGATGACATATGTGAATCATTATTTTGGTTTGGTTATTATGTTGGAATGTCATATCAAATTACAGATGATGTATTAGACTTCACTGAAACAGAAGCTCAGCTTGGTAAGCCCTCAGGTAGTGATTTACAGCAAGGAAATGTGACACTACCAGCATTGTTTGCGATGGAAAACCAAGATATTTACAACGAAATAATAAATATAAATCCAAAAACGACTAAAGAAGAAATGAATCATATTATATCGCTTATTAAGCAATCGGGAGCAATTGAACGATCGATTGAAATAAGTGATAAATACTTACAAAAAGCTCTTGTTGTTCTTGAAAGTTTACCGTCTGGTAAAGCAAAAACAGCCCTTTACAATATAGCCAAGTACATAGGAAAACGAAAAATCTAG
- a CDS encoding heptaprenyl diphosphate synthase component 1, protein MEDIWGKIALFKEDITDRIHYPFLFKHIHTPVIDEDKMLLLYSVLQELELSNETVSEYMIAIMLVQISLDTHDTVTNVEENNSGQLTERQLTILAGDYYSGLYYKILSQAGDISLISTVASAIKMINEHKIKLYENKLDSLEELMNSLKVVESSLFQNVSEFFGKPFWKEISAHFLLFKRLLIERKKFLNNEHSLFFDSCKRVIFQLNNKDIHDKRDGIKSQLIHMCETQIIQTKNLIDRGLEGNPIIKHIMANRIEQLMYENFFTVKKIVEEG, encoded by the coding sequence TTGGAAGACATCTGGGGAAAAATTGCATTATTTAAAGAAGACATTACAGATAGGATACACTATCCTTTTCTATTTAAGCACATTCATACTCCTGTAATTGACGAGGATAAAATGTTGCTTCTATATTCAGTACTTCAAGAATTAGAATTATCTAATGAAACAGTTTCTGAATATATGATAGCAATCATGCTTGTGCAAATTTCCCTTGATACCCATGATACGGTTACAAATGTAGAAGAAAATAATAGTGGCCAACTTACTGAACGACAGCTAACAATATTGGCTGGTGATTATTATAGTGGATTATATTACAAGATTTTATCACAAGCTGGAGATATTTCATTGATCTCAACGGTAGCAAGCGCTATTAAAATGATTAACGAGCATAAAATTAAACTATATGAAAATAAGCTAGATTCTTTAGAAGAGCTAATGAATAGCTTAAAGGTTGTTGAGTCATCATTATTTCAAAACGTATCTGAATTTTTTGGCAAACCATTTTGGAAAGAAATTTCTGCTCACTTTCTGTTATTTAAAAGGCTTCTGATAGAAAGAAAAAAATTCCTTAACAACGAACACTCTCTTTTCTTTGACTCATGTAAAAGAGTTATATTTCAGTTAAACAACAAAGATATACATGATAAAAGAGATGGTATAAAGTCACAGTTAATACATATGTGTGAAACACAAATCATACAAACTAAGAATTTAATAGACAGAGGGTTAGAAGGAAATCCTATCATTAAACATATTATGGCTAATCGAATTGAACAGCTAATGTATGAAAACTTTTTTACGGTAAAAAAGATAGTGGAAGAAGGGTAG
- the folE gene encoding GTP cyclohydrolase I FolE, whose product MANINYEQLEHAMKLIIEAVGEDPNREGLLDTPKRVAKMYAEVFAGLNEDPKEHFQTIFSEDHEELVLVKDIPFYSMCEHHFVPFFGKAHVAYLPRGGKVTGLSKLARAVEAVAKRPQLQERITSTIADSIMETLEPYGAMVVVEAEHMCMTMRGVKKPGSQTITTAARGRYENDHIARNEVLSLIKA is encoded by the coding sequence ATGGCAAATATTAATTATGAACAACTTGAACATGCAATGAAATTAATTATAGAAGCTGTTGGAGAAGACCCAAATAGAGAAGGATTACTCGATACGCCAAAGCGTGTAGCGAAAATGTATGCAGAGGTTTTTGCTGGCTTAAATGAAGATCCAAAAGAGCATTTTCAAACGATTTTTAGCGAGGATCATGAAGAGCTTGTACTTGTCAAAGATATACCGTTCTATTCAATGTGTGAGCATCATTTCGTCCCTTTTTTCGGTAAGGCTCATGTAGCGTACCTACCTAGAGGAGGGAAAGTAACTGGGTTAAGTAAATTAGCTCGAGCAGTTGAAGCTGTTGCAAAAAGACCACAACTTCAAGAGAGAATTACTTCAACAATAGCAGATTCAATCATGGAAACTTTAGAACCATACGGTGCAATGGTTGTAGTTGAAGCGGAACATATGTGTATGACCATGCGTGGGGTGAAAAAGCCAGGCTCTCAAACAATAACAACTGCTGCAAGAGGCAGATACGAAAACGATCATATTGCTAGAAATGAAGTATTATCACTTATTAAAGCATAA
- the aroB gene encoding 3-dehydroquinate synthase, with translation METLKVTTESKSYPVHVGQGIITRLLSCIDETNVNPNKLFIITDDTVAKLYLRQILNIIGKKYEVGHKVIPSGEAAKSFDNYFDCHTELLTFGLDRSSLLIALGGGVVGDLGGFVAATFMRGIPFIQIPTTLLAHDSAVGGKVAINHPLGKNMIGSFYQPEAVLYDIDFLSSLPKIEKRSGYAEVIKHALIHDATFFEWLVLNVATIGELKDEKLIHAIKSGIKVKSEIVSSDEKESGVRAFLNFGHTLGHAIEAELGYGNITHGDAVAIGMLFALNVSEERYNIDLQIPKITSLMTSIGFPTEIPSNLSLDGLIKRMKNDKKSVTGMVRFVLLKAIGTPAIEPIEDETLRVLLTRFMKGE, from the coding sequence ATGGAAACTCTTAAAGTAACAACTGAGTCAAAGTCATATCCTGTACATGTTGGACAAGGAATTATAACCCGTTTATTATCATGTATTGATGAAACAAATGTTAATCCAAATAAATTATTTATCATTACTGATGATACAGTGGCTAAGTTATATTTACGACAAATTTTAAACATTATAGGGAAAAAATATGAAGTAGGTCATAAAGTTATTCCAAGTGGTGAGGCTGCAAAATCATTTGATAACTATTTCGATTGTCATACAGAGTTATTAACATTTGGACTTGATAGGTCATCACTCTTAATAGCTCTTGGTGGTGGGGTTGTTGGTGATCTAGGAGGTTTCGTAGCTGCTACATTTATGAGGGGCATCCCTTTTATACAAATTCCAACAACTTTATTAGCTCATGATAGTGCTGTAGGAGGAAAAGTCGCAATTAATCATCCTTTAGGAAAAAATATGATTGGTTCTTTTTACCAACCTGAAGCTGTATTATATGATATAGATTTTTTATCTTCACTACCGAAGATAGAAAAAAGATCTGGCTATGCTGAAGTCATAAAGCATGCACTTATACATGATGCAACATTTTTTGAATGGTTAGTATTAAATGTAGCTACAATTGGGGAATTGAAAGATGAAAAGCTTATTCATGCCATTAAATCTGGTATAAAAGTAAAATCAGAAATTGTATCCTCTGATGAGAAGGAAAGTGGTGTACGTGCCTTTTTGAATTTTGGCCATACGCTAGGACATGCCATTGAAGCTGAACTAGGTTATGGGAATATTACGCATGGTGATGCAGTCGCAATTGGAATGTTATTTGCTTTAAATGTAAGTGAGGAACGGTATAATATTGACTTGCAAATTCCTAAGATAACAAGTTTGATGACGTCTATCGGATTTCCAACTGAAATACCGAGTAACCTTTCATTAGATGGCCTAATCAAACGAATGAAGAATGATAAGAAATCGGTCACTGGGATGGTTCGATTTGTTTTATTAAAAGCGATAGGCACACCAGCAATAGAGCCAATTGAGGATGAGACTTTACGTGTATTATTAACGAGATTTATGAAAGGAGAGTAG
- the ndk gene encoding nucleoside-diphosphate kinase produces the protein MERTFLMVKPDGVQRNVIGEIISRFERKGFQLVGAKLMAIPTELAEQHYAEHKERPFFGELVDFITSGPVFAMVWQGDNVIATARQMMGSTNPKDAASGTIRGDFGLTVGKNIIHGSDAPESAEREVNLFFAEDELVDYSKLINEWIY, from the coding sequence ATGGAAAGAACATTTTTAATGGTAAAACCAGACGGAGTACAACGCAATGTAATTGGGGAAATTATTTCACGATTTGAAAGAAAGGGCTTTCAACTTGTAGGTGCAAAATTAATGGCAATACCAACCGAGCTCGCAGAACAGCATTACGCTGAACATAAGGAGCGTCCTTTTTTTGGAGAATTAGTAGATTTTATCACTTCAGGTCCTGTGTTCGCAATGGTGTGGCAAGGGGATAATGTCATTGCAACTGCTAGGCAAATGATGGGATCAACTAACCCTAAAGATGCTGCTTCAGGAACAATTCGTGGAGATTTCGGTTTGACAGTAGGCAAGAATATCATTCATGGTTCTGATGCACCTGAGAGTGCCGAACGTGAAGTTAATTTGTTTTTTGCAGAAGATGAGTTAGTAGATTATAGTAAGTTAATAAATGAATGGATATACTAA
- a CDS encoding demethylmenaquinone methyltransferase, translating into MQQSKEERVHHVFEKIHDNYDKMNSIISFKKHIKWRAATMKKMNVQKGAKALDVCCGTGDWTIALAEAVGKTGQVTGLDFSKNMLKIGQDKVDSLGLTNVDLIHGNAMELPFDDNSFDYVTIGFGLRNVPDYMQVLHEMYRVVKPGGNVVCLETSQPTLPGFRQGYYLYFRFVMPIFGKLFAESFKEYSWLQESAREFPGMKELAKMFEKTGFIKVEYKAFTGGVAAMHLGYK; encoded by the coding sequence ATGCAACAATCTAAAGAAGAACGTGTACACCATGTTTTTGAGAAAATCCATGATAATTATGATAAAATGAATTCGATTATTAGCTTTAAGAAGCATATTAAATGGCGAGCAGCAACGATGAAAAAAATGAATGTTCAAAAAGGTGCTAAAGCGCTAGATGTATGTTGTGGTACAGGGGATTGGACGATTGCACTTGCCGAAGCAGTAGGGAAAACTGGTCAAGTAACTGGCTTAGATTTCAGTAAAAATATGTTAAAAATTGGGCAGGACAAAGTTGATTCTTTAGGCTTAACTAATGTTGACCTTATCCATGGTAATGCGATGGAATTACCTTTCGATGATAATTCGTTTGACTATGTTACAATTGGTTTTGGACTAAGGAATGTGCCTGATTATATGCAAGTTCTTCATGAAATGTATCGCGTTGTTAAGCCAGGAGGGAATGTTGTCTGTTTAGAGACGTCTCAACCGACGCTACCTGGGTTTCGTCAAGGGTATTATTTATATTTCCGATTTGTTATGCCGATATTTGGTAAATTATTTGCAGAAAGCTTCAAAGAATATTCTTGGTTGCAGGAATCTGCACGTGAATTTCCAGGAATGAAAGAATTAGCGAAAATGTTTGAAAAAACAGGATTTATAAAAGTTGAATATAAAGCATTTACTGGTGGCGTTGCTGCGATGCACTTAGGGTACAAGTGA
- the aroC gene encoding chorismate synthase — protein sequence MRYLTAGESHGPQLTTILEGVPSGLELLVDDINIELARRQKGHGRGRRMQIEKDQVQIVSGVRHGKTLGSPIALIVENRDWKHWTHIMGAEPLVDIKEEDVKRKITKPRPGHADLVGAMKYGHRDMRNVLERSSARETTVRVAAGAVAKKLLEALGIKVAGHVLEIGGVKATNVKYDSLEELQQITEDSPVRCVDKQAEKQMMDAIDTAKENGDSIGGIVEVIVEGMPEGVGSYVHYDRKLDAKIAAAIVSINAFKGVEFGIGFEAARMPGSKVHDEINWNEQEGYTRKTNNLGGFEGGMTTGMPIVVRGVMKPIPTLYKPLQSVDIETKETFAASIERSDSCAVPAASVVAEAVVAWELANAIIEQFGQDRIDLIRENVENMRKYAKEF from the coding sequence ATGAGGTATTTAACAGCAGGAGAATCGCATGGCCCACAATTAACGACGATATTAGAAGGCGTTCCGTCTGGTTTAGAGCTGTTAGTAGATGATATTAATATTGAACTAGCAAGAAGACAGAAAGGACATGGTCGTGGAAGAAGAATGCAAATTGAAAAAGACCAAGTTCAAATTGTCTCAGGTGTACGACACGGTAAAACACTAGGATCTCCAATAGCCTTAATTGTTGAAAATCGTGATTGGAAACATTGGACGCATATTATGGGAGCTGAACCTCTTGTAGATATAAAAGAAGAAGATGTAAAGCGAAAAATCACAAAGCCACGGCCAGGTCATGCAGATTTAGTAGGTGCTATGAAATATGGCCATAGAGATATGAGAAATGTGTTAGAACGATCTTCAGCAAGGGAAACAACCGTTCGTGTAGCTGCTGGTGCTGTAGCTAAGAAATTGCTTGAAGCTTTAGGTATTAAGGTAGCAGGTCACGTCTTAGAGATAGGCGGTGTAAAAGCTACTAATGTGAAGTATGATTCGCTTGAAGAATTACAACAGATAACAGAAGACTCACCCGTTCGTTGTGTAGATAAGCAAGCAGAGAAGCAAATGATGGATGCAATTGATACTGCTAAAGAAAACGGTGACTCTATCGGTGGTATTGTCGAAGTGATTGTTGAAGGAATGCCTGAGGGAGTAGGCAGTTATGTTCATTATGATCGAAAATTAGATGCAAAAATAGCTGCTGCCATTGTAAGCATCAATGCATTCAAAGGTGTGGAGTTTGGAATTGGGTTTGAAGCTGCCAGAATGCCAGGAAGCAAAGTTCATGATGAAATAAATTGGAATGAACAGGAAGGTTATACACGTAAAACGAACAATTTAGGAGGATTTGAAGGTGGAATGACAACAGGTATGCCAATTGTCGTACGTGGTGTCATGAAGCCTATACCTACATTATATAAGCCTCTTCAAAGCGTGGATATAGAAACGAAAGAAACATTTGCGGCAAGCATTGAAAGATCTGATAGCTGCGCTGTTCCAGCTGCTAGTGTAGTTGCAGAGGCTGTTGTTGCGTGGGAACTTGCAAATGCAATCATTGAACAATTTGGTCAAGATCGTATAGACCTTATTAGAGAAAATGTAGAGAATATGCGGAAGTACGCTAAGGAGTTTTAA
- the mtrB gene encoding trp RNA-binding attenuation protein MtrB encodes MNKNNNGDYIVIKAIEDGVNVIGLTRGTDTRFHHSEKLDNGEVMIAQFTEHTSAIKIRGNAIVQTQHGEMKSEPTRKNKQE; translated from the coding sequence GTGAATAAAAATAACAATGGTGATTACATTGTGATTAAAGCCATTGAAGATGGTGTGAATGTGATTGGACTTACTCGTGGTACTGACACGCGTTTTCATCATTCAGAGAAGCTAGATAATGGAGAAGTGATGATTGCTCAATTTACCGAACATACATCCGCAATTAAAATTAGAGGAAATGCTATTGTTCAAACACAACATGGAGAAATGAAATCAGAGCCAACACGCAAAAACAAACAAGAATAG
- the aroH gene encoding chorismate mutase: MIRGVRGATTVEENNANDIIQATEKLLLEMIHSNKIEPTDVASVMISVTDDLTASFPAKALRNIGGWMYVPVMCMQEINVPNALSHCIRVMMTINTSLEQEEVNHIYLEKATALRPDLIDRQ; the protein is encoded by the coding sequence ATGATTCGTGGGGTAAGAGGAGCAACGACTGTCGAAGAGAATAATGCAAATGACATCATTCAAGCGACAGAAAAGTTATTATTGGAAATGATTCATTCTAATAAAATTGAACCAACAGATGTAGCATCTGTTATGATATCAGTAACAGATGACTTAACAGCAAGCTTCCCAGCAAAAGCATTACGGAATATTGGCGGTTGGATGTATGTACCTGTTATGTGTATGCAGGAAATTAATGTGCCGAATGCTTTATCGCATTGTATTCGCGTGATGATGACTATTAATACTAGTTTGGAGCAAGAGGAAGTAAATCATATTTATTTAGAGAAAGCTACTGCATTAAGACCCGATTTAATTGACAGACAATGA